Proteins from one Bacteroides zhangwenhongii genomic window:
- a CDS encoding ATP-binding protein yields MNIKKCLWLFFLCFLSAPSIQAQRNYIDIPNYILCINSYAESTPWSTRMISTISEYVQKDPQLALYAEHMNTFMIDNDSILKEFKNMLSQKYTQPHPRLLVLLGSPAFTLRDEYRKLWGDIPIILCSEEAFQGPHEAYLQKQAIKSEDRTPIAQFAEPYNMVFLYSNLYLRENVQLINHIKSNIKKFIFIGDEREINLSASLDIQNELKTKYPKIEYQFLTPQKMTTNQLLDSLYRVDPQTTGILFASWFYKTTFAGNTSLMSNDHKLIVTTPAPIFTLNMTDITEENGGMIGGYTYNQKRYSQELVRTISDILQGKQARDLPFYMPSDGAPIINYTTLFRKGLSPSMCPADTLFLHKPLSFWELNKYFIIGSLSFIFLLALFFFYRIHNLNIIKKMQQKEIDAMTNYKNLVNNMPILYMQEELITDEKGMPVELIYRKVNAQFEKYFLYKEDVIGKKASEIFPESMPEFLHFIKKALDENKAITFPYYFKKINTFYDVILKGTQHSNIIDVFCLDSTELHKAQQKLSTINNKLSMSLEVANIVPWKWDLQSHTILCDINKPIELSASGKDVAEEQLAVPDNQYFAKIFKEDRTRVEQAYKDLIEGRSDKVKEEYRIVNPHKGLHRIDWVEAQAAVETRDENGTPLTLVGSSLVITERKKMEQELVNAKNRAEESNRLKSAFLANMSHEIRTPLNAIVGFSGILASTEEEEEKQEYVSIIENNNTLLLQLISDILDLSKIEAGTLDFNYSNVEINDLMSDLENSCQLKLKSDKVKLEFIAPEQPCCAHIEKNRLSQLIINLVTNAIKFTTEGSIRFGYKRQNNELYFYVADTGCGIPKDKQDSIFGRFVKLNSFAQGTGLGLSICRTLVDNMGGKIGVESEEGKGSTFWFTLPYKEASNIIEKAPKKEIQTIAIEKDKLIILVAEDNESNYKLFESILKYDYHLIHAWDGQEAVNLFKEYNPQIVLMDINMPVMDGYEATKEIRKYSAKVPIIAITAFAFASDEQRVMESGFDGYMPKPINANLLKAQLKDIMQKRIILL; encoded by the coding sequence GATTTCGACTATATCAGAATACGTACAAAAAGACCCCCAACTGGCTTTATATGCCGAACACATGAACACATTCATGATTGACAATGATTCCATTCTGAAGGAATTCAAAAATATGCTGTCTCAGAAGTATACGCAACCACATCCTCGCTTATTGGTATTGTTAGGAAGTCCTGCATTCACATTACGAGACGAATACAGAAAATTATGGGGCGATATACCCATAATCCTCTGTTCTGAGGAGGCATTTCAAGGTCCTCACGAAGCTTATCTACAAAAACAAGCAATCAAATCGGAAGACCGTACTCCGATCGCTCAGTTTGCAGAACCGTACAATATGGTTTTCCTATATTCAAACCTCTATCTCCGTGAAAATGTACAACTAATCAATCACATTAAATCCAATATTAAAAAGTTTATATTTATCGGTGATGAGCGAGAAATCAATTTAAGTGCAAGCTTAGATATTCAAAACGAGTTAAAAACGAAATATCCGAAGATAGAATATCAGTTTCTAACACCGCAAAAGATGACTACCAATCAATTGCTAGACTCATTGTATCGTGTTGACCCGCAAACAACAGGCATTTTATTTGCATCTTGGTTTTACAAAACAACTTTTGCCGGAAACACTTCGCTAATGTCTAATGACCACAAGCTTATCGTAACAACTCCTGCCCCAATCTTTACTCTTAACATGACAGACATTACCGAAGAAAACGGCGGTATGATAGGAGGCTACACATACAACCAAAAAAGATACAGTCAAGAATTAGTCCGCACTATCTCCGACATACTTCAAGGTAAGCAAGCCCGAGACTTACCTTTCTATATGCCGTCGGACGGTGCACCGATCATCAATTATACCACATTATTCCGCAAAGGGCTCTCCCCTTCCATGTGTCCCGCGGATACACTTTTCCTACACAAACCGCTTTCGTTTTGGGAACTAAACAAATACTTCATTATAGGTTCTTTATCTTTTATTTTTCTGCTTGCACTATTTTTCTTTTACCGCATTCACAACTTGAATATCATAAAAAAAATGCAACAGAAAGAAATAGACGCCATGACGAATTACAAAAATCTGGTGAACAATATGCCAATTCTCTATATGCAGGAAGAATTAATCACCGATGAGAAAGGTATGCCCGTGGAGTTGATTTATCGAAAAGTAAATGCCCAATTCGAGAAATACTTCCTATACAAAGAAGACGTAATAGGTAAAAAGGCAAGTGAGATTTTTCCGGAATCCATGCCGGAGTTCCTGCACTTTATAAAGAAGGCACTTGATGAGAACAAGGCAATAACATTCCCCTATTATTTCAAAAAAATCAATACATTCTATGATGTAATACTCAAAGGAACACAGCACAGCAATATTATTGATGTATTCTGTCTGGACAGCACAGAACTGCACAAGGCACAACAAAAATTAAGTACAATCAACAACAAGCTTTCCATGTCACTCGAAGTGGCTAATATCGTGCCATGGAAATGGGATTTACAAAGCCACACTATTTTATGCGATATAAACAAACCGATAGAGCTTAGCGCGTCCGGGAAAGATGTAGCTGAAGAACAATTGGCAGTACCCGACAATCAATATTTCGCCAAAATATTCAAAGAAGACCGTACACGGGTAGAGCAGGCTTACAAAGATTTGATAGAAGGCCGTTCGGACAAAGTAAAAGAAGAATATCGTATCGTCAACCCTCACAAAGGCCTTCACAGAATAGATTGGGTAGAAGCTCAGGCGGCAGTTGAGACTAGAGATGAGAATGGCACTCCATTGACCTTAGTAGGTTCTTCATTAGTCATCACCGAACGAAAAAAAATGGAACAGGAATTGGTTAATGCAAAAAACCGTGCCGAAGAATCAAATCGTCTGAAGTCCGCTTTTCTGGCAAACATGAGTCATGAGATACGTACTCCACTCAATGCTATTGTCGGCTTTTCCGGCATATTGGCTTCTACCGAGGAGGAAGAGGAAAAACAAGAATACGTAAGTATCATTGAGAATAATAACACCCTGTTATTACAACTTATAAGTGATATTTTGGACTTATCGAAAATAGAAGCCGGGACATTGGACTTTAATTATTCCAATGTAGAGATTAACGATTTAATGAGTGATTTAGAAAACAGCTGCCAACTGAAACTAAAATCGGACAAGGTAAAACTGGAGTTCATCGCTCCCGAACAACCTTGCTGCGCACATATAGAGAAAAACAGATTATCCCAATTGATTATCAATCTTGTAACAAATGCAATCAAATTCACAACTGAAGGCAGCATCCGATTCGGGTACAAACGTCAAAACAATGAATTGTATTTTTATGTCGCTGATACGGGTTGCGGCATTCCCAAAGATAAACAGGACAGTATTTTCGGTCGCTTTGTCAAACTGAATTCATTCGCTCAAGGCACAGGGTTGGGGCTTTCCATTTGCCGGACTCTTGTAGACAATATGGGCGGTAAAATCGGTGTAGAATCAGAGGAAGGAAAAGGTTCTACATTCTGGTTTACATTACCTTATAAAGAAGCAAGCAACATAATAGAAAAAGCTCCCAAAAAAGAAATCCAGACCATTGCGATAGAAAAAGACAAACTGATTATCCTAGTGGCCGAAGATAACGAAAGCAATTATAAACTGTTTGAGTCTATTTTGAAATACGATTACCACTTGATACACGCATGGGATGGACAAGAGGCTGTAAACCTATTCAAGGAGTACAATCCGCAAATCGTATTGATGGATATCAATATGCCGGTCATGGATGGATATGAAGCAACGAAAGAGATCCGCAAATATTCGGCCAAAGTACCTATCATCGCCATTACTGCCTTTGCTTTTGCCTCAGATGAACAGAGGGTAATGGAAAGCGGCTTTGACGGTTATATGCCTAAACCCATCAATGCCAACTTATTGAAGGCGCAGCTAAAAGACATCATGCAGAAACGCATTATCTTACTGTAA